A portion of the Andreesenia angusta genome contains these proteins:
- a CDS encoding class I SAM-dependent methyltransferase: MEYTGERVIPKKMDPQNGLLLEHIARYEFARQFAKGRVLDIACGSGYGLELLRTGNDGLEEIVGIDISEESIEYAKEHYSYSNTSYYVDDALNRNLHRVYGQFDTVISFETIEHFEGDKIFVDNIYNLLKPGGKFIVSTPFGRGKGEPCTCPFHVYQYREEEFLEVLSPFKSLEMYNQSSEAIEIPKADKKYYIMIAVCVK, encoded by the coding sequence ATGGAGTATACAGGAGAGAGGGTAATACCCAAAAAGATGGATCCCCAGAATGGACTGCTCTTGGAGCATATAGCCAGGTACGAGTTCGCCAGGCAGTTTGCAAAGGGAAGAGTGCTGGATATAGCATGTGGTTCCGGATATGGATTGGAACTGCTCCGCACAGGAAATGACGGGCTGGAGGAGATAGTGGGGATAGACATATCTGAGGAGTCGATAGAGTACGCCAAGGAGCACTACAGCTACAGCAATACAAGCTATTATGTAGACGATGCGCTGAACAGGAATCTGCATAGAGTATACGGGCAGTTCGACACTGTAATAAGCTTTGAGACTATAGAGCATTTTGAAGGCGACAAGATTTTTGTGGATAACATTTATAACCTGCTGAAGCCAGGAGGAAAATTCATAGTCTCGACACCGTTCGGAAGGGGAAAAGGAGAGCCTTGTACCTGTCCGTTCCATGTATACCAGTACCGGGAAGAGGAATTTCTAGAGGTGCTCAGTCCCTTTAAATCGCTTGAGATGTACAATCAGTCAAGCGAAGCCATAGAGATTCCAAAAGCGGACAAGAAGTACTACATTATGATAGCTGTGTGTGTGAAGTAA
- a CDS encoding ABC transporter substrate-binding protein — protein MKKIISAFLAIAMTISMSACGSEKEKSGELEKVSLVLDWTPNTNHTGLYVAQEKGYFEEQGIEVEIVQPPEGGADSLVASGKSQFGISFQDTIAPAFASDSPLPVTAIAAILQHNTSGIISLKGNGMDTPSGMGGKTYATWDVPVEKAIIKSVVESDGGDYESIEMVPSTVTDVVTALKSDIDAVWVYYAWDGIASKVKGVETDFFAFKDIDPVLDYYSPIIIGNNSYMESNEAETKSFLEAVSKGYEYAAENPEEAAEILLKASPELDRELVMESQKWIAKEYKSDAEKWGVIDKSRWDGFYKWLWDGELVEKEISPGFGFTNEYLPE, from the coding sequence ATGAAAAAGATAATTTCAGCATTTTTAGCAATCGCCATGACGATTTCGATGTCGGCTTGCGGAAGCGAGAAAGAGAAGAGTGGAGAGTTGGAGAAGGTAAGTCTGGTGCTTGACTGGACTCCGAACACAAACCATACAGGGCTCTACGTAGCCCAGGAAAAGGGATATTTTGAAGAGCAGGGGATAGAAGTAGAGATAGTGCAGCCGCCTGAAGGAGGCGCAGACAGCCTTGTGGCCTCAGGGAAGTCCCAGTTCGGGATATCGTTTCAGGACACCATAGCGCCGGCATTTGCCTCAGACAGTCCGCTTCCTGTCACTGCAATAGCGGCGATACTTCAACACAACACCTCGGGCATAATATCGCTTAAGGGAAATGGAATGGATACGCCGTCTGGAATGGGCGGAAAGACATACGCGACATGGGATGTGCCGGTCGAGAAGGCCATAATAAAGTCGGTTGTGGAGTCGGACGGAGGAGACTACGAATCTATAGAGATGGTCCCTAGCACTGTGACAGATGTGGTGACAGCTCTTAAGTCGGATATAGACGCTGTATGGGTTTACTATGCCTGGGATGGAATAGCTTCCAAGGTCAAAGGCGTGGAGACTGATTTCTTCGCATTCAAGGATATAGACCCCGTGCTGGACTACTACAGCCCTATCATAATAGGAAACAACAGCTATATGGAGAGCAATGAAGCTGAGACAAAGTCGTTTCTAGAGGCTGTTTCCAAGGGATATGAATATGCTGCAGAAAACCCTGAAGAGGCTGCGGAGATACTCCTAAAGGCCAGCCCTGAGCTAGACAGAGAGCTTGTGATGGAAAGTCAGAAGTGGATTGCCAAAGAGTATAAATCGGATGCTGAAAAATGGGGAGTAATAGACAAGAGCAGATGGGACGGATTTTACAAATGGCTTTGGGATGGAGAGCTTGTGGAAAAAGAGATATCGCCTGGATTTGGATTCACCAATGAATACCTTCCAGAATAA
- a CDS encoding ABC transporter ATP-binding protein gives MLKLAVENVSKSYGKEDVIKDISIKLEKGEIVSVLGPSGVGKTTLFNVISGLLAPDSGRVVLDGEDISGVCGRVSYMLQKDLLLQHKTVLENAVLPLLIKGEKKSEALRKADSYFGVFNIEGSQSKYPDQLSGGMRQRVALLRTYLFSKEVALLDEPFSALDAITKVNMHSWYMEVMKEIKLTTLFITHDIDEALMLSDRIYIMTGKPGRIEEELIIDVEKPRHEDFLWSDEFALYKKHIMKLLKVD, from the coding sequence ATGTTAAAGCTTGCTGTAGAGAATGTATCGAAAAGCTACGGGAAGGAAGATGTCATAAAGGATATATCGATCAAACTGGAGAAGGGGGAGATAGTCTCTGTTCTAGGGCCTAGCGGCGTAGGAAAGACAACTCTCTTCAACGTGATATCGGGGCTTCTTGCTCCAGACTCCGGCAGAGTGGTATTGGACGGTGAGGATATATCTGGAGTGTGCGGAAGAGTGAGCTATATGCTCCAGAAGGACCTTCTGCTTCAGCACAAGACTGTACTGGAAAATGCGGTGCTTCCCCTTCTGATAAAGGGGGAGAAGAAGTCTGAGGCCTTAAGAAAGGCAGATAGCTATTTCGGTGTTTTCAACATAGAGGGAAGCCAGAGCAAGTATCCAGATCAGCTGTCTGGAGGCATGCGCCAGAGGGTTGCGCTTCTCCGAACTTACCTTTTCTCTAAGGAAGTTGCACTTCTAGACGAGCCTTTCAGCGCTCTGGACGCTATAACCAAGGTGAATATGCACAGCTGGTATATGGAAGTCATGAAGGAGATTAAGCTTACGACTCTATTTATAACACATGATATAGACGAAGCTTTAATGCTTTCAGACAGAATATATATCATGACAGGGAAGCCTGGACGGATTGAGGAAGAGCTAATTATAGATGTTGAAAAACCTAGACATGAAGATTTTCTCTGGAGCGATGAATTTGCACTGTACAAGAAACATATAATGAAACTACTTAAAGTAGACTAG